The following proteins are co-located in the Neodiprion virginianus isolate iyNeoVirg1 chromosome 6, iyNeoVirg1.1, whole genome shotgun sequence genome:
- the LOC124307756 gene encoding tight junction protein ZO-1 isoform X7: MERNDGNSGAGGIERNTGNPSLNSTSHSSPHHNNTTNSGILDSLNQVGDRGWEVHHVTVTRVPGYGFGIAVSGGRDNPHFTNGDPAIAISDVLKAGPAEGKLQVNDRIISANGVSLEGADYGAAVRVLRDSGSTVLLVVKRRASANVPGSPGTSVPQSHRLTLTRNNKKDDFGIILGCRLYVREVTREGTGVRPGDVLTRISGVAADNMSLKEARKLMDQCKDRLSIVVTRETPVPSHSHQPSKGESGEYLSAASYSSQNLYVPPPTRQPMEDKSNLAPRGRSRGPLLDVSLSQLDLPATPTVDPPRPPPPRPEDYYSSRRQLYDEDPLIQRTKQPMPDPRFITFQKEGSVGVRLTGGNETGVFVTAVQPGSPASLQGLQPGDKILKVNDMDMKGVTREEAVLFLLSLQEQIDLIVQHRRQEYDQIVASGRGDSFHIKTHFHYEQPEKGEMSFRSGDVFHVVDTLHNGVVGSWQVFRIGRNNQEVQKGIIPNKARAEELATAQFNATKKELSASESRGSFFRRRRGSHRRSKSLGRDHWDDVVFSDSVSKFPAYERVVLRHPGFIRPVVLFGPVADLAREKLLKDFPDKFTSPQMESQMDESSGKSTKSSGIIRLSAIREVMDRGKHALLDITPNAVDRLNYAQFYPIVIFLKAENKQTIKEMRAGIPKSAHKSSKKLLEQCQKLDKIWGHVFSAVVTLTTPEAWYRKLRELIDRQQQGPLWMSQTKPEEALSDDFLFPMTSRLSYASSPESDLELSPAPPLPGALGPPTRLKSSSDPSIATQDDTSAPPPYTTNYQAFEQHKRRSQGGVGDSKYGFSIPGQTNDQSGPPQYPGGPPQQRSPHQGPPDLPPRVDRNAKPPNQTHRGTAGRTAQERLANKTDSVLDMGNYINATPHRANATSSLERAQPTAGSYDSMSSYDSYNNTNGNATYTATNLNTSTGRLGPNVPDDLKSGGVPVSPRAHDPYRFTRSTAQPIPAQENQIRTDYAKYSRTGDYKPAVPPPQGKPSGSYKPIPPPKPKNYRPPQQPLPQDETNSSSLYQHAKSYSIATSHIHNGAENGSNIQRNSGQYYYNIPPPNRNNEGYNMNSNHSHSHSHTSPLNHSHSLSHTHPHSSSPMTHSHSNSAGQINVGHAQNRNNINHNGHSHSNSHGGVTGNTGNGNLSHNNREPNALDLAGSREQRGSAFELYRKPLHHHNVRRLGVARGVFCSKGGVLEGPGGVTLTVPPGALPLQIQQEIYFSVTAPRILKTHNTSGHCSPVSPPMHHGESLLSPVVECGPRGLDFLTPVELKIPHNATPAHRLALKATDTENQSTANWLDVKLPSHTSNYVTVRLDHF; this comes from the exons GTCGGAGACAGAGGATGGGAAGTTCATCATGTTACCGTGACCAGAGTCCCCGGTTACGGATTCGGTATCGCCGTCTCCGGGGGTCGGGACAATCCTCATTTCACGAACGGAGATCCCGCGATCGCAATTTCTGATGTACTAAAGGCCGGACCCGCCGAAGGAAAGCTTCA AGTGAACGACCGCATCATATCCGCCAATGGCGTTTCCCTGGAGGGTGCCGACTACGGAGCCGCTGTTCGCGTTCTTCGAGACTCTGGATCAACGGTCCTCTTGGTAGTGAAACGCCGAGCTTCTGCGAACGTTCCTGGATCTCCGGGCACATCTGTACCACAGAGTCATAGATTAACTTTGACGAGGAACAACAAGAAAGACG ACTTTGGAATCATCCTAGGATGTCGTCTTTACGTAAGAGAAGTAACGCGCGAAGGTACCGGAGTCCGACCCGGTGATGTTTTGACCAGAATCAGCGGGGTGGCTGCGGACAATATGAGTCTGAAGGAGGCTCGGAAGTTGATGGATCAATGCAAGGACCGACTGTCGATCGTCGTTACGAGAGAAACCCCGGTTCCCTCGCACTCCCATCAGCCCAGCAAAGGCGAATCGGGCGAGTATCTCTCCGCTGCTAGCTACAGTAGTCAAAATCTCTACGTACCGCCACCCACAAGGCAGCCTATGGAAGACAAAAGTAATCTCGCACCCAGGGGAAGATCGAGGGGACCTCTTTTAGACGTATCACTCAGCCAGCTTGATCTACCCGCTACTCCGACGGTAGATCCTCCCAGACCACCGCCACCCCGGCCAGAAG ATTATTACAGTTCAAGGAGGCAACTCTACGACGAGGATCCTCTCATTCAACGAACAAAACAACCCAT GCCGGATCCTAGGTTCATAACGTTCCAAAAGGAAGGATCGGTCGGCGTTCGTTTGACAGGTGGAAATGAGACCGGGGTTTTCGTAACTGCGGTTCAACCGGGCAGCCCGGCGTCTTTGCAGGGTCTACAGCCTGGTGACAAAATACTCAAG GTAAATGATATGGACATGAAGGGAGTGACCAGAGAAGAAGCAGTACTCTTTTTACTAAGCCTTCAAGAACAAATCGATCTCATAGTGCAACACAGGCGTCAGGAGTATGACCAAATTGTGGCATCTGGAAGAGGCGACTCTTTTCACATTAA GACTCACTTCCATTATGAACAGCCTGAGAAAGGAGAGATGAGTTTTCGCTCTGGCGACGTATTTCATGTCGTTGACACGTTACATAACGGTGTCGTAGGCTCGTGGCAAGTTTTCCGAATCGGACGAAACAACCAAGAAGTTCAAAAAGGAATAATACCGAACAAGGCACGTGCCGAGGAATTGGCTACAGCTCAATTTAACGCTACTAAGAAAGAACTCAGCGCCAGCGAAAGCAGAGGCAGCTTCTTCAGAAGACGACGTGGTAGTCATAGGAGATCTAAATCACTTGGCAGG GATCATTGGGACGACGTTGTATTCTCAGACAGCGTAAGCAAGTTTCCGGCTTATGAACGAGTCGTGTTGCGACACCCAGGATTTATTAGACCTGTGGTTCTCTTTGGACCGGTAGCTGATCTCGCTAGGGAAAAGCTACTCAAAGATTTCCCTGATAAATTCACGTCTCCTC AAATGGAAAGTCAGATGGACGAAAGCAGCGGAAAGAGTACCAAATCGTCAGGAATCATTCGATTAAGTGCCATAAGAGAAGTAATGGACAGAGGAAAACACGCGCTGTTGGATATAACACCAAATGCTGTCGACCGTTTGAATTATGCTCAATTTTATCCTatcgtaatttttctcaaagcgGAAAACAAACAGACTATCAAAGAAATGCGTGCTGGGATACCAAA GTCGGCACACAAGAGCAGCAAAAAGCTACTTGAACAGTGTcaaaaattggataaaatcTGGGGTCATGTATTCAGTGCAGTTGTTACTCTGACCACACCAGAAGCATGGTACAGAAAACTCAGAGAATTGATAGACAGACAGCAACAAGGTCCTTTATGGATGAGCCAAACCAAG CCGGAAGAGGCCCTTTCGGATGACTTCCTGTTCCCGATGACTTCTCGCCTCTCCTACGCTTCCTCCCCGGAGAGTGACCTGGAGCTGAGCCCTGCTCCTCCCCTTCCTGGTGCTTTGGGGCCGCCAACTAGGTTGAAGAGTAGCTCCGATCCAAGCATCGCTACTCAAGACGACACTAGTGCACCACCGCCGTATACCACCAATTACCag GCCTTTGAACAGCATAAGCGGAGGTCGCAGGGGGGTGTAGGTGATAGCAAATATGGTTTTTCAATACCTGGTCAAACCAACGATCAGTCTGGTCCACCTCAATATCCTGGGGGGCCGCCTCAACAAAGATCGCCACACCAAGGACCACCTGATTTACCACCTAGAGTAGATCGCAATGCAAAACCACCAAATCAAACACACCGTGGGACTGCTGGGCGAACTGCCCAGGAGAGACTTGCTAACAAGACTGATTCCGTCCTGGATATGGGAAATTATATTAATGCTACCCCCCATAGAGCTAATGCCACATCATCATTAGAAAGAGCACAGCCAACAGCA ggAAGCTACGATAGTATGTCTTCTTACGattcgtataataatacaaacgGAAATGCAACGTATACAGCCACCAATCTCAATACATCGACCGGTCGATTAGGACCTAATGTTCCAGATGATTTGAAGAGCGGTGGTGTTCCTGTTTCACCACGAGCTCACGATCCTTACAGATTCACAAGGTCTACAGCACAGCCTATTCCAGCTCAAGAAAATCAAATACGTACAGATTATGCCAAATACAG CCGGACGGGAGATTATAAACCCGCTGTTCCACCCCCTCAAGGAAAGCCAAGTGGTTCTTACAAGCCAATACCACCTCCAAAACCCAAGAATTACAGGCCTCCACAGCAGCCTTTACCTCAAGATGAGACGAACAGCAGTAGTTTGTATCAGCATGCCAAAAGTTATTCCATCGCCACATCACACATACACAATGGG GCTGAAAATGGCAGTAACATTCAGCGTAACAGCGGCCAGTACTACTACAACATTCCTCCACCTAATCGTAATAACGAGGGTTACAACATGAACTCAAATCACAGTCACAGTCACAGTCATACGTCACCGCTGAACCACAGTCACAGCCTTAGTCACACGCATCCTCACTCCAGCTCCCCCATGACGCATTCCCACAGCAACAGTGCCGGACAAATTAACGTTGGCCATGCACAAAATCGCAACAATATCAATCATAACGGACACAGTCACAGCAATAGTCATGGAGGTGTTACGGGAAATACGGGAAATGGGAACTTGAGTCACAACAACAGGGAGCCCAACGCACTTGATCTGGCGGGAAGCAGAGAACAGAGAGGCAGTGCTTTTGAACTATACAGAAAACCGTTGCATCATCACAATGTAAG GAGACTGGGGGTGGCACGGGGTGTGTTCTGTAGCAAAGGTGGTGTTTTGGAAGGACCAGGGGGTGTTACACTCACGGTACCCCCTGGGGCCTTACCGCTGCAGATACAACAAGAAATCTACTTCTCTGTAACAGCTCCACGTATACTCAAAACGCATAATACCTCTGGCCATTGTTCACCCGTATCACCACCCATGCATCACG GTGAATCTCTACTGAGTCCGGTGGTTGAGTGTGGACCTCGTGGCTTGGATTTTTTAACCCCAGTAGAACTCAAGATTCCACACAACGCTACACCCGCACATAGGCTGGCACTGAAAGCTACTGACACAGAAAACCAATCAACTGCTAATTGGTTGGATGTTAAACTACCGAGCCATACTTCTAATTATGTCACCGTACGTCTTGATCATTTCTAA
- the LOC124307756 gene encoding tight junction protein ZO-1 isoform X8, protein MRIDYNEVAQKEYLVGDRGWEVHHVTVTRVPGYGFGIAVSGGRDNPHFTNGDPAIAISDVLKAGPAEGKLQVNDRIISANGVSLEGADYGAAVRVLRDSGSTVLLVVKRRASANVPGSPGTSVPQSHRLTLTRNNKKDDFGIILGCRLYVREVTREGTGVRPGDVLTRISGVAADNMSLKEARKLMDQCKDRLSIVVTRETPVPSHSHQPSKGESGEYLSAASYSSQNLYVPPPTRQPMEDKSNLAPRGRSRGPLLDVSLSQLDLPATPTVDPPRPPPPRPEDYYSSRRQLYDEDPLIQRTKQPMPDPRFITFQKEGSVGVRLTGGNETGVFVTAVQPGSPASLQGLQPGDKILKVNDMDMKGVTREEAVLFLLSLQEQIDLIVQHRRQEYDQIVASGRGDSFHIKTHFHYEQPEKGEMSFRSGDVFHVVDTLHNGVVGSWQVFRIGRNNQEVQKGIIPNKARAEELATAQFNATKKELSASESRGSFFRRRRGSHRRSKSLGRDHWDDVVFSDSVSKFPAYERVVLRHPGFIRPVVLFGPVADLAREKLLKDFPDKFTSPQMESQMDESSGKSTKSSGIIRLSAIREVMDRGKHALLDITPNAVDRLNYAQFYPIVIFLKAENKQTIKEMRAGIPKSAHKSSKKLLEQCQKLDKIWGHVFSAVVTLTTPEAWYRKLRELIDRQQQGPLWMSQTKPEEALSDDFLFPMTSRLSYASSPESDLELSPAPPLPGALGPPTRLKSSSDPSIATQDDTSAPPPYTTNYQAFEQHKRRSQGGVGDSKYGFSIPGQTNDQSGPPQYPGGPPQQRSPHQGPPDLPPRVDRNAKPPNQTHRGTAGRTAQERLANKTDSVLDMGNYINATPHRANATSSLERAQPTAGSYDSMSSYDSYNNTNGNATYTATNLNTSTGRLGPNVPDDLKSGGVPVSPRAHDPYRFTRSTAQPIPAQENQIRTDYAKYSRTGDYKPAVPPPQGKPSGSYKPIPPPKPKNYRPPQQPLPQDETNSSSLYQHAKSYSIATSHIHNGAENGSNIQRNSGQYYYNIPPPNRNNEGYNMNSNHSHSHSHTSPLNHSHSLSHTHPHSSSPMTHSHSNSAGQINVGHAQNRNNINHNGHSHSNSHGGVTGNTGNGNLSHNNREPNALDLAGSREQRGSAFELYRKPLHHHNVRRLGVARGVFCSKGGVLEGPGGVTLTVPPGALPLQIQQEIYFSVTAPRILKTHNTSGHCSPVSPPMHHGESLLSPVVECGPRGLDFLTPVELKIPHNATPAHRLALKATDTENQSTANWLDVKLPSHTSNYVTVRLDHF, encoded by the exons GTCGGAGACAGAGGATGGGAAGTTCATCATGTTACCGTGACCAGAGTCCCCGGTTACGGATTCGGTATCGCCGTCTCCGGGGGTCGGGACAATCCTCATTTCACGAACGGAGATCCCGCGATCGCAATTTCTGATGTACTAAAGGCCGGACCCGCCGAAGGAAAGCTTCA AGTGAACGACCGCATCATATCCGCCAATGGCGTTTCCCTGGAGGGTGCCGACTACGGAGCCGCTGTTCGCGTTCTTCGAGACTCTGGATCAACGGTCCTCTTGGTAGTGAAACGCCGAGCTTCTGCGAACGTTCCTGGATCTCCGGGCACATCTGTACCACAGAGTCATAGATTAACTTTGACGAGGAACAACAAGAAAGACG ACTTTGGAATCATCCTAGGATGTCGTCTTTACGTAAGAGAAGTAACGCGCGAAGGTACCGGAGTCCGACCCGGTGATGTTTTGACCAGAATCAGCGGGGTGGCTGCGGACAATATGAGTCTGAAGGAGGCTCGGAAGTTGATGGATCAATGCAAGGACCGACTGTCGATCGTCGTTACGAGAGAAACCCCGGTTCCCTCGCACTCCCATCAGCCCAGCAAAGGCGAATCGGGCGAGTATCTCTCCGCTGCTAGCTACAGTAGTCAAAATCTCTACGTACCGCCACCCACAAGGCAGCCTATGGAAGACAAAAGTAATCTCGCACCCAGGGGAAGATCGAGGGGACCTCTTTTAGACGTATCACTCAGCCAGCTTGATCTACCCGCTACTCCGACGGTAGATCCTCCCAGACCACCGCCACCCCGGCCAGAAG ATTATTACAGTTCAAGGAGGCAACTCTACGACGAGGATCCTCTCATTCAACGAACAAAACAACCCAT GCCGGATCCTAGGTTCATAACGTTCCAAAAGGAAGGATCGGTCGGCGTTCGTTTGACAGGTGGAAATGAGACCGGGGTTTTCGTAACTGCGGTTCAACCGGGCAGCCCGGCGTCTTTGCAGGGTCTACAGCCTGGTGACAAAATACTCAAG GTAAATGATATGGACATGAAGGGAGTGACCAGAGAAGAAGCAGTACTCTTTTTACTAAGCCTTCAAGAACAAATCGATCTCATAGTGCAACACAGGCGTCAGGAGTATGACCAAATTGTGGCATCTGGAAGAGGCGACTCTTTTCACATTAA GACTCACTTCCATTATGAACAGCCTGAGAAAGGAGAGATGAGTTTTCGCTCTGGCGACGTATTTCATGTCGTTGACACGTTACATAACGGTGTCGTAGGCTCGTGGCAAGTTTTCCGAATCGGACGAAACAACCAAGAAGTTCAAAAAGGAATAATACCGAACAAGGCACGTGCCGAGGAATTGGCTACAGCTCAATTTAACGCTACTAAGAAAGAACTCAGCGCCAGCGAAAGCAGAGGCAGCTTCTTCAGAAGACGACGTGGTAGTCATAGGAGATCTAAATCACTTGGCAGG GATCATTGGGACGACGTTGTATTCTCAGACAGCGTAAGCAAGTTTCCGGCTTATGAACGAGTCGTGTTGCGACACCCAGGATTTATTAGACCTGTGGTTCTCTTTGGACCGGTAGCTGATCTCGCTAGGGAAAAGCTACTCAAAGATTTCCCTGATAAATTCACGTCTCCTC AAATGGAAAGTCAGATGGACGAAAGCAGCGGAAAGAGTACCAAATCGTCAGGAATCATTCGATTAAGTGCCATAAGAGAAGTAATGGACAGAGGAAAACACGCGCTGTTGGATATAACACCAAATGCTGTCGACCGTTTGAATTATGCTCAATTTTATCCTatcgtaatttttctcaaagcgGAAAACAAACAGACTATCAAAGAAATGCGTGCTGGGATACCAAA GTCGGCACACAAGAGCAGCAAAAAGCTACTTGAACAGTGTcaaaaattggataaaatcTGGGGTCATGTATTCAGTGCAGTTGTTACTCTGACCACACCAGAAGCATGGTACAGAAAACTCAGAGAATTGATAGACAGACAGCAACAAGGTCCTTTATGGATGAGCCAAACCAAG CCGGAAGAGGCCCTTTCGGATGACTTCCTGTTCCCGATGACTTCTCGCCTCTCCTACGCTTCCTCCCCGGAGAGTGACCTGGAGCTGAGCCCTGCTCCTCCCCTTCCTGGTGCTTTGGGGCCGCCAACTAGGTTGAAGAGTAGCTCCGATCCAAGCATCGCTACTCAAGACGACACTAGTGCACCACCGCCGTATACCACCAATTACCag GCCTTTGAACAGCATAAGCGGAGGTCGCAGGGGGGTGTAGGTGATAGCAAATATGGTTTTTCAATACCTGGTCAAACCAACGATCAGTCTGGTCCACCTCAATATCCTGGGGGGCCGCCTCAACAAAGATCGCCACACCAAGGACCACCTGATTTACCACCTAGAGTAGATCGCAATGCAAAACCACCAAATCAAACACACCGTGGGACTGCTGGGCGAACTGCCCAGGAGAGACTTGCTAACAAGACTGATTCCGTCCTGGATATGGGAAATTATATTAATGCTACCCCCCATAGAGCTAATGCCACATCATCATTAGAAAGAGCACAGCCAACAGCA ggAAGCTACGATAGTATGTCTTCTTACGattcgtataataatacaaacgGAAATGCAACGTATACAGCCACCAATCTCAATACATCGACCGGTCGATTAGGACCTAATGTTCCAGATGATTTGAAGAGCGGTGGTGTTCCTGTTTCACCACGAGCTCACGATCCTTACAGATTCACAAGGTCTACAGCACAGCCTATTCCAGCTCAAGAAAATCAAATACGTACAGATTATGCCAAATACAG CCGGACGGGAGATTATAAACCCGCTGTTCCACCCCCTCAAGGAAAGCCAAGTGGTTCTTACAAGCCAATACCACCTCCAAAACCCAAGAATTACAGGCCTCCACAGCAGCCTTTACCTCAAGATGAGACGAACAGCAGTAGTTTGTATCAGCATGCCAAAAGTTATTCCATCGCCACATCACACATACACAATGGG GCTGAAAATGGCAGTAACATTCAGCGTAACAGCGGCCAGTACTACTACAACATTCCTCCACCTAATCGTAATAACGAGGGTTACAACATGAACTCAAATCACAGTCACAGTCACAGTCATACGTCACCGCTGAACCACAGTCACAGCCTTAGTCACACGCATCCTCACTCCAGCTCCCCCATGACGCATTCCCACAGCAACAGTGCCGGACAAATTAACGTTGGCCATGCACAAAATCGCAACAATATCAATCATAACGGACACAGTCACAGCAATAGTCATGGAGGTGTTACGGGAAATACGGGAAATGGGAACTTGAGTCACAACAACAGGGAGCCCAACGCACTTGATCTGGCGGGAAGCAGAGAACAGAGAGGCAGTGCTTTTGAACTATACAGAAAACCGTTGCATCATCACAATGTAAG GAGACTGGGGGTGGCACGGGGTGTGTTCTGTAGCAAAGGTGGTGTTTTGGAAGGACCAGGGGGTGTTACACTCACGGTACCCCCTGGGGCCTTACCGCTGCAGATACAACAAGAAATCTACTTCTCTGTAACAGCTCCACGTATACTCAAAACGCATAATACCTCTGGCCATTGTTCACCCGTATCACCACCCATGCATCACG GTGAATCTCTACTGAGTCCGGTGGTTGAGTGTGGACCTCGTGGCTTGGATTTTTTAACCCCAGTAGAACTCAAGATTCCACACAACGCTACACCCGCACATAGGCTGGCACTGAAAGCTACTGACACAGAAAACCAATCAACTGCTAATTGGTTGGATGTTAAACTACCGAGCCATACTTCTAATTATGTCACCGTACGTCTTGATCATTTCTAA